Proteins encoded together in one Coffea arabica cultivar ET-39 chromosome 2c, Coffea Arabica ET-39 HiFi, whole genome shotgun sequence window:
- the LOC113724314 gene encoding uncharacterized protein, with protein sequence MATAINRITEVLKRLTDRQGPGPVHQQPGGQLDTEDRALERFLKFGPPKFQGGPEPEIAEGWWERISDIFATLDYTETRKVTFASFQFEGAARSWWNLIKDKWDRDRTPSTWANFTREFNAKFLPPLVQEKREDDFIKCKQGAMSAAEYETNFTKLARYAPDLIATEQRRIRRFVKGLNVEIQEGLATAQINTYSDAVEKA encoded by the coding sequence ATGGCCACCGCTATTAATAGGATAACCGAAGTGCTAAAACGTTTGACGGACCGTCAAGGTCCTGGACCAGTGCATCAACAACCTGGTGGGCAGTTAGATACTGAAGATAGGGCCTTGGAGAGGTTCCTAAAGTTTGGGCCGCCTAAGTTTCAAGGTGGGCCAGAGCCTGAAATAGCTGAGGGATGGTGGGAGAGAATATCTGATATTTTTGCCACATTGGATTACACTGAGACGCGGAAAGTGACTTTTGCGtcatttcaatttgaaggagcTGCACGGTCTTGGTGGAATCTAATTAAGGATAAGTGGGATAGAGACCGTACCCCTAGTACTTGGGCAAACTTCACCCGTGAGTTTAATgccaaatttcttccacctctagtccaagagaaaagggaggatgaCTTTATTAAGTGCAAACAAGGGGCCATGAGTGCAGCAGAGTATGAAACCAACTTTACTAAATTAGCCCGATATGCCCCTGACCTGATAGCCACTGAGCAGAGACGCATTAGAAGATTTGTGaaagggctcaatgtggagattcaagaggggCTAGCAACTGCTCAAATTAACACGTATAGTGATGCCGTAGAGAAAGCTTAG